In the Ignavibacteriota bacterium genome, one interval contains:
- a CDS encoding pyridoxal phosphate-dependent aminotransferase family protein, with protein MSQSIPETQEPITEQPKQPVDLFQKCWDFTRADEIKAAGFYPYFRAIEENEGPVVQIEGKKVIMAGSNNYLGLTAHPKVKEAALKAVEKYGTGCSGSRYLTGTLDLHNELEARLAKYMGAEACLLFSTGYQTAQGIIPTLAQRGEYILTDKDNHACIVAGTLMAKGMFAEVIRFKHNDMNDLERQISRLPAHAGKLIVTDGVFSTTGDIVELPRLVEIAKQHNARILVDDAHSVGVIGKGGRGTASYFGLEKEIDMTMGTFSKTFASLGGFVVGTERVINFIKHTSPALIFSASPTPASVAAALAALDILEAEPERIDKLIYNANKMRNGFKQLGFKIIESKTAIVPVIVGDDMLAFTFWRALYDNGVFVNAFISPGVPQGLQMMRTSYMATHEDEHLDRILELFGIVGKKLGLIP; from the coding sequence ATGTCACAGTCAATTCCCGAAACTCAAGAACCAATCACAGAACAACCTAAGCAACCCGTTGACCTTTTTCAGAAGTGCTGGGATTTTACCCGCGCTGATGAAATAAAAGCCGCCGGTTTTTATCCCTACTTCCGCGCTATCGAAGAGAACGAAGGTCCCGTAGTTCAAATCGAAGGCAAGAAAGTGATTATGGCTGGCTCGAACAATTATTTGGGATTGACCGCGCACCCAAAAGTAAAAGAAGCCGCGCTCAAGGCAGTGGAAAAATACGGAACAGGTTGTTCCGGTTCGCGTTACTTGACGGGAACGCTTGACCTGCACAACGAACTTGAAGCGCGTCTTGCAAAGTACATGGGCGCGGAAGCGTGTTTGTTATTCAGTACCGGCTACCAAACGGCGCAGGGAATTATTCCGACGCTTGCACAGCGAGGCGAATATATTCTCACTGATAAAGATAATCACGCATGTATCGTTGCCGGGACTTTGATGGCAAAGGGAATGTTCGCGGAAGTCATACGTTTCAAACATAACGACATGAACGATTTGGAGCGACAGATTTCCCGGTTGCCTGCTCATGCAGGAAAGTTGATTGTTACGGATGGCGTGTTCAGTACGACGGGTGATATTGTAGAATTGCCGCGGCTGGTGGAAATTGCCAAACAACACAACGCGCGTATTCTTGTGGATGATGCACATTCAGTCGGAGTCATTGGAAAAGGGGGGCGCGGAACAGCGAGTTATTTTGGTCTTGAAAAAGAAATTGATATGACGATGGGAACGTTCAGCAAAACGTTTGCATCGCTCGGTGGGTTTGTCGTCGGGACAGAACGAGTGATTAATTTTATCAAACATACATCACCTGCGCTCATCTTTAGTGCAAGTCCGACTCCGGCTTCGGTTGCCGCCGCTCTTGCCGCGCTTGATATTCTCGAAGCGGAACCGGAACGCATTGACAAACTCATCTACAACGCGAACAAAATGCGGAACGGATTCAAACAACTCGGTTTCAAAATCATTGAAAGCAAAACGGCGATTGTTCCGGTTATTGTTGGAGATGACATGCTGGCATTTACATTCTGGAGAGCATTGTATGACAATGGCGTGTTTGTCAATGCGTTCATCAGTCCGGGTGTGCCGCAGGGTTTACAGATGATGCGGACAAGTTACATGGCAACGCATGAGGACGAACACCTCGACCGTATTTTGGAACTGTTTGGTATTGTCGGAAAAAAATTAGGATTGATTCCGTGA
- a CDS encoding NAD-dependent epimerase/dehydratase family protein — protein MKVFITGATGFIGSHLAESLHAKGYQLRCLIRKTSSLEYIKHLPIEYVYGDLFDDKALQSAVADVDYVYHFAGVTKAKTKEEYFRGNHLATKNLLHVVLKTNPELKRFVHVSSQAAVGPSLGDKAVDEQTLFHPITTYGISKMEAEKECLRLLDKLPITITRPPAVYGPRDKDVFEFFNTMNKGLQPMIGFGKKYVSLVHVKSLVDGIILAGEHPNGVGQIYFISSERFYHWKEIGELTASIMQKKVLRLKIPEAGVYVIGFFAEIFSKFSSKPALLNLEKVKDIIQDAWTCDVTKAKKELGYRETINLEEGIRGTVEWYRKNGWLK, from the coding sequence ATGAAAGTTTTCATCACCGGAGCCACCGGGTTTATCGGCAGTCACCTCGCAGAATCGCTTCACGCAAAGGGTTACCAGTTACGTTGCCTGATTCGGAAAACATCGTCGCTTGAATACATTAAGCATCTTCCCATCGAATACGTGTATGGAGATTTATTCGATGACAAGGCATTGCAATCAGCAGTCGCCGATGTTGATTATGTTTATCATTTCGCCGGAGTCACGAAGGCGAAAACAAAGGAAGAATATTTTCGCGGCAATCATCTTGCAACAAAGAATCTCCTTCACGTCGTGTTGAAAACAAATCCTGAGTTGAAGCGATTTGTTCACGTCAGCAGTCAGGCGGCAGTCGGACCGAGTTTGGGTGATAAAGCAGTTGACGAACAAACACTGTTTCATCCAATCACGACATACGGCATCAGTAAGATGGAAGCAGAGAAGGAATGTTTACGGTTGCTCGATAAACTTCCTATCACGATAACTCGTCCTCCGGCAGTCTATGGTCCCCGCGACAAAGACGTGTTTGAATTTTTCAACACGATGAACAAGGGCTTACAACCGATGATTGGCTTCGGGAAAAAATATGTCAGTTTGGTTCATGTAAAAAGTTTGGTTGATGGAATTATTCTCGCCGGCGAACATCCGAACGGAGTCGGGCAGATATATTTTATCTCCAGCGAACGCTTCTATCATTGGAAGGAAATCGGAGAATTGACGGCAAGCATCATGCAGAAAAAAGTTCTCCGGCTGAAAATTCCCGAAGCAGGAGTTTACGTCATCGGCTTCTTTGCCGAAATCTTTTCCAAGTTTAGTTCGAAACCGGCACTGCTCAATCTTGAAAAAGTAAAAGACATTATTCAGGATGCGTGGACGTGCGATGTGACGAAAGCGAAAAAAGAACTTGGTTACCGTGAAACTATCAATTTGGAAGAAGGAATTCGAGGAACAGTCGAATGGTATAGGAAAAATGGTTGGTTAAAGTGA